The genomic window GGCAATTGCAGTTGTAGCATCAGCTTTTGTAAGAACTTTTTGTGCTGAAATATCAGTTGCATCTTCTCCAAGAGCAGTTGCAACTTGAGCTTTCCAAGAGATTTGCATAGTTTGACCGTTATTAGCCCCAACTTGGATATCAAGTGTTTGGTCTGTAGCAAGGATCTTCTTTGTATTAAATTCTGTATTATTACCAATACGTGTAATTTCTGCAGTTAGTTGTTGGAATTCTTTATCCAATTGAGCTCTATCAGTATCAGTGTTTGTATCGTTTGCAGATTGTACTGCAAGCTCACGTTGACGTTGCAGAATGCTGTGTGTTTCATTCAATGCACCTTCAGCTGTTTGGATTAGAGA from Bacillus sp. BGMRC 2118 includes these protein-coding regions:
- a CDS encoding flagellin, whose protein sequence is SLIQTAEGALNETHSILQRQRELAVQSANDTNTDTDRAQLDKEFQQLTAEITRIGNNTEFNTKKILATDQTLDIQVGANNGQTMQISWKAQVATALGEDATDISAQKVLTKADATTAIAELDKAIESVSKSRSAMGAFQNRLEHTINNLGTSAENLTAAESRIRDVDMAKEMMEQTKNSILSQASQAMLAQANQQPQGVLQLLR